One window of the Torulaspora delbrueckii CBS 1146 chromosome 6, complete genome genome contains the following:
- the TDEL0F01140 gene encoding uncharacterized protein has translation MHKKRQNHRKALHRLDGKISHIVQDMHKKSALFLCKSYNNIFLPKLDYHECTKLTRKSRSSMATLAHCCFHDRLTMKAEQFHSTSIHEIEEDYTSKTCSSCGNLKDDLGSAKVYSCIKCSSVFDRDFNAAKNIMLKYICEHLMASGESSISSALSTENGRLARKHHGA, from the coding sequence atgcacaagaagaggcaaAACCATCGGAAAGCCTTACACAGGCTGGACGGAAAGATTTCGCATATTGTTCAGGATATGCACAAGAAATCGGCcctcttcttgtgcaaGTCTTATAACAAtatttttcttcccaaGTTGGATTACCATGAATGCACCAAGCTGACCCGAAAATCAAGGTCCAGCATGGCAACTCTCGCTCATTGTTGTTTTCACGATCgcttgacgatgaaggcAGAGCAGTTCCATAGTACTAGTATTCATGAGATTGAGGAAGATTACACGTCGAAGACTTGTTCTAGTTGTGgaaatttgaaggatgaCCTTGGCTCCGCCAAAGTATATAGCTGTATAAAGTGTTCCTCGGTTTTCGACAGGGACTTCAACGCAGCAAAGAACATCATGCTCAAGTATATCTGtgagcatttgatggcaagtggtgagtcttccatttcttctgctcTAAGTACAGAAAATGGTCGACTGGCCAGGAAGCATCATGGCGCCTGA
- the DSS4 gene encoding guanine nucleotide exchange factor DSS4 (similar to Saccharomyces cerevisiae DSS4 (YPR017C); ancestral locus Anc_8.119) → MRAQCAFPGCHSAIIEITEPRTAQLPPDALESFQLMQRPDSKLGQFVIVDDVWDFDNIGVSKDLPNQSKPIEVSFNWNNKHYSVDRCIKYLICADCDRGPIGVVVHTKENQQLYILSLDSTSSK, encoded by the coding sequence ATGCGAGCCCAATGTGCATTCCCAGGATGCCATAGCGCGATCATCGAGATCACCGAACCGCGCACAGCCCAATTACCACCCGATGCACTCGAATCCTTCCAATTAATGCAGAGACCAGATTCCAAACTCGGCCAGTTCGTGATCGTGGACGATGTGTGGGATTTCGACAACATCGGAGTCTCAAAGGACCTTCCGAACCAATCCAAGCCCATCGAAGTTTCATTCAACTGGAATAACAAGCACTATTCCGTCGATCGCTGTATCAAGTACCTGATATGCGCCGACTGCGATCGGGGACCAATCGGCGTAGTCGTCCAcaccaaagaaaaccaaCAATTGTACATACTAAGCCTAGATTCTACGTCCAGTAAATAG